The sequence CCGACCTTGAGGACCTCGGCCCACTGCTCCGCCTTTGCGCGCAGGGCGCCGGCGAGCAAGGTGAGCGCCGGCACGAGGTCGTCGCCCAGCGCCATCAACGCCGAGACGTGAATCGCGGTAGGGATCACGTCGTTGGAGGACTGGCCGGCGTTTACGTGGTCGTTGGGGTGGACATCTTTGGTGCCGCGCTTTCCGGCGATGATCTCGCTTGCGCGTGTGGCGATGACCTCGTTGGCGTTCATGTTCGTCGAGGTACCCGAGCCGGTCTGGAAGATGTCCAAAACGAAGTGGTCGTCGAGATTTCCGGCGATCACTTCGTCGGCGGCCTGGAACACCGCCTCAGCCTGGACCGCGTTCAGGTGTCCGAGTTCTTGGTTCGTCTTGGCCGCCGCCCACTTGATGATCCCGAGCGCCTCGATGAAACGGCGCGGGAATCGCTGCCCGCTGACGGGGAAGTTCTCGACGGCGCGCTGTGTCGATGCTCCCCAATAGGCGTCGACGGGGACTTGCATCTCGCCCATCGAGTCCTTCTCGATCCGGTACTCGCTCATTCGCTGGTCACGTCCTCTCGTCCGGTGACCCCGCGGCAGGCCGTCCGGCCGGCCCGAAGCCGTATACCTTCTATCGCCGCTGGGGTTGCACGTCCATTTCTCCGGGCCCTTCCGGGCGAACCCCCTAAACTTCTTCTTTTCCGTATACCGCCGCAATCCGGTTGAGCGCGGCGGAAGAGAAGTCGATTCGGCAGGGCTTGTCGGGTTCCGTGCAGAATGTCGTCGAAGGCAGTGGATGACCGTTCAGGACAGGATGTGAGGAAATGAGAGTTTCCAGGATCGTAGCGAGCCTGTTTGTCGGGCTTCTCGCTTTCACGTGGGTTCCCGGATCTGCCGACACCCAGGCGCCGCCGAGACGAATCGTTGAGATGCGCGCGGGTGAGTTCGTTCCCTACGCGATCCTCGCCCAGGTCAACGATGTGATCGTCTTTCGCGCCATGGCCGGGGGCGTCGACGTCGCCGCATACAAGAACGCCAACTTCGACTCGTCGTCGCAGTATCCCGCGGGGATGAGCCCGTACAACGAGTTCGAGTGGCAGTACACCGGTGGGGACGTGTACTTCCGTTCTCCGAAGAAATCGGAGTTGGATGCCGGTGGGAGCTGTACCGGGATGTGCGGGGTCATCACCGCCACGGCCCCCCAGGGGATGCCGGCGGCTCCGGCGATCACAAGTCCGACCGGTGCGGTCGCGTTGGATACGCACAGCGTGTCGATCGCCGGGACCGTGTCGGGCGCGACCAAGGCCATCCGGCTGCAGAAGGAGATCAAGAAGGACGAGTACCGGGATCTGTACGTTCTGAAGTTCGAGGGGACGGGCGAGAACCGGTCTTGGGAGCAGACTCTCGAGTTCCCGAACGCCACATACACGATCCGCGCGATCGCAGTGCATCCGGGAGGCTTCTTCAGCGGCCCTTCGGTGCCGGTCACGTTCACGGTGGCGGGGCCGGACACGCAGAACCCGGTCGTGCAGGTGTCGTCCCCCAAGGACCCGTTGATTCTGGAGAGCCGACTGCAGATTTCCGGACGGGCGGTGGACGACGTCAAGATCGCGAGCGTGGCCATCACCGTTACCGACGACGTCACCGGCAGCGAGTCCACTCCCAGCGTTCGTCTGGAGGTGGACCCGGCGATGCCGAACAGCCTGCTGTTCTACGCGTCGTTGCCCCTTGGTCCCGGCTCGTACACCGTCGAGGCAGTGGCGACGGACACTTCAGGGAAGACCGGTGCGGCTTCCAAGAGCGTCATCATGGTTCTTTAGATCCGAGTGATTTCCGGCGGCCCGCTCTTCGAGCGGGCCGCCGGTGCGTCTGCGCGCGGTTGTCGGATTGCCGCGCGCGCCGATAGCCTTCCGCGGCGTGAGCGATTACGCATGGACCCCGTCGCCCGAGTACGTCGATCGGGCAAACGTGACGCGCTTGATGCGCGCGCACGGTATCGAGACCTATCCCGAGTTGGTTCGCAAGTCCCAAGAGGACATCGAGTGGTTCTGGGACGCGGTGGTTGCAGACCTTGGAATCGAGTTCTTTACGCCTTACCGAGCCGTGGTCGAAACGCCCAAGGGCATCCCTTGGGCGATCTGGTTTGGCGGGTCAACGGTGAACTTGACCTACAACTGTGTGGACC comes from Actinomycetota bacterium and encodes:
- a CDS encoding AMP-binding protein — translated: MRLRAVVGLPRAPIAFRGVSDYAWTPSPEYVDRANVTRLMRAHGIETYPELVRKSQEDIEWFWDAVVADLGIEFFTPYRAVVETPKGIPWAIWFGGSTVNLTYNCVDRHAARTPDRVALVWEGEDGEVRRLTYHQLSHEVDRLANALRSLGVRSGDAVGIYMPMIPEI